CGTAGAGAAGGGATGAGGGGCGAGGTAAAAGTTCTTCCAGCGCCAGAAATGCTAATAACAGGAAGGGCCTTAGGGAAGGCCGAGCGTGAAAGGGAGTAAGGCGCGGGGGGCAATCAGATTCGTATGATGCTTTCGCCCCGCGCACCATCGGATTAGCGAATCGTGACAACAAGCTCATCGGCAAGCAGCATAGGCAGCGGAAGCCAACCTAGCGGCAAGCACTAACTAAGGAGACTAGCTAGATGCAAGGTGGTGTCATACGCACGTCACGGTACGTCACGGGTACAATCACGGGACGGCACGGTCACGGGCACGCCACACAATCAAGCTCAGCGTAATAGGGCTACGAAGGATACTACACCGTTCTTTTTCTACGGGGGAGCTTCGGACAgtccggttgcggttgctaCTTCGGAATCTCACCTGGCTGGCGGGAAGGGCCCTGAGCTTGCTAATAGAGTTAAAAACGGTACATCAAGGAGCCGCGccgcacgatcacgatcacgatcgcaacagcagctcgtGAGCTCGTAGCGATgcagtgggtgggtgggcgagCGGGCATTGAGTTGGCATTGAGATACCattaacgcacacacacacacagacacactcaaaTTAAATGCTTGTTGGATTGTGTTCTGTTTTTGTGGGGAGCAGGAATGAGCAGCGCACAATCTGTGATGCCTTTAGCCGGTTCGCTTGTTTTTGGACAATGTCCCAATGTGTTTGCTTGTCCCGATTTGCTTAAGTAGCAGAGAACTGGCGCAGAGGTGGCTTGCGTGGAGCGGAAGTAAGTATCAGCAATTGAGAGACTCGATAGTTAAACGTTTACCTCTTTTGTTGTATATCTGGAATGAGTAGTGAAGGAATTAGTTCAGTGTATTTGGAATCACGGATCGACGGGAATTCGCGGaatggaaatcaaacaaacggaacgcaaTAACAAGAAGGGAGGCacacagtgtgtgcgtgtgttcagTGCCGATGATGAGCCGATTAGCTAACGAGGTGATCAGCCATTGCGAAGCCACTCAGGCACCCTATTTGGTTCCGGTTGGTTCTTTGAATTCTATACCGTATGTGCTTTGATTCTCGCTCAGTTTATGCTCATCACATtgctgggcgcctccatccggtAGCACCGGGAACCAAGTTCTATCCGTAGAACTGCGTCTGTTCAGACGTTCGCTCGTGCGTTGGTTTATTTGGGCGAACATTACGCTAACGAGCCCAACGTATACCAACGTCCCACGgcaaataaattatgaaatttaattaaattcatcatcaaccgtGATAGCGGCCGGAAACCGCCAACCACTGATGCCAGCACTTCGGCAGCGCGTTCGGTGGTCTTTCTGGTAGAAGGAGCTAGCTTACGCTTCTGGCAGGTACCTTCCAGCGACAAGTCTGTGCCTTTCTTTTGGTagccaaaaaaataaaattaaatccgttgacgatgacgatggtgttcttatgatgatggtttggtggCAAATGGGTGTCCAAAGCATTAGGGATGTTAAGAGCGGGGGGTTAGGGGTGGCGGAGGCTAGGTCCCTATAAACGTGGTCAGagctttcgttttcttttgatttcactttcaccacAGTTTGTGGCGGTTGCGCATTTCTGAGTTGTGCGAAAAGAAGGGCCAGGGCGGCGAGTGATTCGGGTGCTGTTGAAAAATTCAGATCCACTCATCTCCAAAGTACATCGATGCCGCAGCACAGTGGAGCGGAAGTGGAACTTTTgagggcgaggggggggggggggtttcatCGTTTGATGCCGATGGGCCTTCGGCACATATTGTGGTTAACCGTGGTGGATTAGCAAATCCGGCGCAACACGTGCAACCGGTTGCCATATTGCCCACGACGTGAAGTCCATATACACTCGCGAGAACGCTGACAGAACCAACGCTCCGTATCGATCGACATGCCGCGGATAAAGATAAGCAGGTTTGTTGGTTGCTATTGATTGGTCGGCCCTTACGATGTGCTCGTTATTAAAGTCAACGAATCGTTCATTATCTAGAGGTGATTGCATGGGCTTTGGTATCGAATTAAGAGAATTGATTTGcttaaaacaatcaaaagacAATAGGGAATAGCGTGAATAGCGAACACGGAAGAACCGGCGTTAGGTGAAGTACCCCATAACCTACCAGAATgccagtgtgagtgtgtgtcatATAGTTGGCAAACTAACGTATGCTTGCCATCATCAACCGAGCACCGTTAATGAATCAACCGACAAGACGCCCTGCTAATCATCAATCATGATTAGTTAGCATTAATTCATGAACCTCGGGAGGCATCCCAAGAGAGGGGCAGAAAATGTTTCGTGCGTTTCGATCATTAGTCTCCACATAAACCCAAGCGGCCCGGGCTCGGTTATGTCCAGTGAATTTTCCCTTCTGCAAGAGAGGAGGGTCGTCTGGTAGGGGTAATTGCAGGGCACTTGCAGCGAATCTTCGAACGAATTGATTAGGTACGTTTCTGATTTTGAGCTAGACATTGAATATTGCAATGGCGAACAAGATTGAAACATGCATTGGTGTACccatttcaaacatttcccTGGAAATTCCTTAACCAGTATTCAACCGAGACAGAGCTTCGCTCGCAGATGGCTGAAATTTGTGCCAAAGTGTTTCCTGTGGTTGATGGTATTGTTTTGTATGATATTGGATTTGGTAAAATTTAAGATCAATGATAGAAGTAGGATTCAAATACTCAAAGATGCAATACGGCACACTGAACTGGATGTACAGATATGATATCGATTCcggaaagaaaacataaaaaagtgaCGAAAAGAATATTTATCATTCACCCAAACATCCCCGAACAGGAAACACAATGGATGAAACACAGAAATGAATCGAGCAACGAAAGATTTAGAAAAGTGACGTTCGAATTGGAACGGACACAATATGCCACAACAGACAGAGGCGaattatatatatatctaGAACAGGCAGTAGAATCACacacgaagagaagaagagaaaaagagaaaaaataacaCATAACCCATGTGTGtgattacgacgacgacgaccaaaagCAGAAACAAATAACAGCCAACAAACGTTGGTCttgaaacagaaagaaacaaacaaatccttATGTGAAATCGAAAGTTAATAATGATACGCGGTAACGCGGAGATGCAGTAGGGTGTAAGAGAACGAACATAAGACGAACATCAAACAGAAAGACATTTGCACATGATTTACGGCTATTACAGACACTCACCTCGCGTTGTGACCCAACAAGATGATATTTCtggaaaacaattgaaatataggtggttcggttttttctttactttttttggtttttggttgttttttttctgtttagcTTGAACTTGAACACAGACAATGACTAAAAACCATCGACAAAACTCAACATCAAACCGGGGGTTATGGGGTGGGGTGCACAGGGATCGATATCTGTTAATGGGGTTGGCTGTTGTTCTTCTTCAAATGGGAATGTGGAAGTTTGTCTGTTGTGCAGGGAAGATGATCAGGTGTTATCGTGTTGACCAAAGACATCGATTAGGGGACGGACACAATTCAATATGGTTCGAACAAGAAGGAGGATTGAGACCAGTGTAGTAGTGCGTATATGGGTTGGTATGATAATTCTCTCTAACATTAATTCCCTTTGGAATTGCCGAAGTGATTTGCCACAATTTCGCCCAAGTATCAGCCGAAAAATTGATACAAGAAAtggcgcttcttcttctgagcGATTAAAGTTGGATAGCGAGCTTGTTGCATACATCTACTAGCATCTACTATGAGTAATGAATGCATCAGCGAAAACAAAAGGTtcagttttacatttttctatCGGTACTTAAAGGGCTGAGCAATGAATCGGTGGACCGGAGAATTAGTCCATAGTTCTACCTTTGGACTAATTTGAAGATGTAAGATATAGCGATCGAGCGGTAGAGGAAGAGCaatagaaacagagagaaagaggagcaCGAGGATTCAGAATACCGGGACCAATCATCCGAGTAAAAGACAACAGAGCGAGTAAACAACCGAAGAGCGAAGGGTGAAGCGAATTAGACATGAGAGGGCatttacaaaaataaaaaataagatTACCTaaaaccgaacaaccgaaagGAACATAGATAAAAGCAGAGATAAGAAAGATAAAAACATATGGAAAGGGAAGGCACGGATCGCTGAACGAAGCGTTGAACAACATGATAAAGTGTTGATGAAGAGTTGGACAGCGAAAAGTATAGGACAAAGAAGTGAATTCATCTGATAAGAAGAACTACAACAAATCTCGAAGATGAACTAGGAGATAGAACACACCAAACTATAATTCCTACTAGTCAAGTTAGTATAGGCTCTGTAGGCAATGCGATTGTCAAATGCTAAGCGAGACTAATATCACCATTTCCAAGTGAATCGAATGGGTGTCCAACAATAAGTCGATAGATTGCAAATATTGTAAAAAGATCTATGAGCTACTGTTTACTTCGAATCGATCCGTTCAATTGCTTAAGAAAGAGTATCGAAGTTTTGAAGAGTTCAATGAATGTGTATTGCATTAGAACAAGATAATGCTACTACTCGCTACGATGGTGGATAATAATTGATCAATAATGCACACACATTGTCTTACAATATTTCTGTTGTGCCTGATCAAACTACATGAAAAGATACTGAGAACGATACGTATAACTCTCCAATGTTTTGGAGCAAGATAGGCAAAAGTGCGGTTTTAAAATAGTCTGAATATTGTCGTGTGCTATGAAATGGTGCATAAACGGGATTGCGTCACTAACTATTATGATGATATTTCTTGCACTCTTACACTCGATTTCACTAGCGACTAGCAAATCTACTCGGAATGTTGTGAAAGAAAGGCGTTTGGAATTAACGTAGAAAACTACGCAATAAGGACAAAATGGTTCCACAGTGAATCAATCTAGGAAGTGGATTGAGAGTGTAAATAGCCAACCACCTGTGAAGAATAGAACCGAGAGCACTAAGGAGCGTTGAGTAAACGAAGAAGCAGTAAATGGTAAGAGTAATGAACGATCAAACAATAAACTTGGCACAAGTAATTATTTTCAGATATACTGAAGGAAGCACTAACAACCAAATTGTCCGAAATGAATCAAAAAGAAGAATGAGAAAAGCGTAAAACCTATCTGGCTGGCATCACTTTTGATCCGCGCCCGGAATCATATCTCATCCGCCATATGACGGATCACGGTAAACGATTGTAGCTTATGTACCAACTGGGGTTTTGCAAAGTATGGCCAATAAATGGCACGTTAACATACGATTGGAAGGGAGGATGGAaagataaatgaataaatatgaCTAGGATAGAGAACACGACAAACTAGAAAGGAGTTCACGGGAATGAAACAGAACAGGAAACAAActaaagaagaaagaaaggatccATCTAGTAACAATGGAATTCTGGAGTTCTTTAGTTTGTGACTGGTTGTAAATTATTGATAGTGGTGTTATAATGTTGGCAGAATAGGGTTTATTATATTTGATGATTTGGTTTCCTACCGAATTTTCGTAATCATTATCAGCGGTATCACAACAACATTGGTTTCTTAGTAATGCGCGACCGGTTTTTCTGTAATTTTCGAAGACAAATCAATTTTAGTTGTAATAATCATGTCGATTGTGGACTTAAGCTTACACttacacaccgacacacaggcacacacatacagacatacacacacacacgcagacgcaCGCAAGGAACGGAGCCGGAACCCGTACattctatttgtttgtttgccttttgagCTCGTATGGGGTATTGGCAAGAGACAGTACAAGGGGcaatagaaagaaagataggTAATGATAGGCATTGGATGAGAGAATACTATGTTCTACCGAAAAAGACAATGGAACTTGCATCTACTACAGGAACAAAATGACGAAATCCAGTGTGTGAAGTGTTGTAAGTGAAAGTGACGGAGAATGAGGTAGTTGCGTATACCTCATATCAGCAAAAACTGGATGAAAATGGGTGGTTCAATCTCGAACTATTGCATAGATTCATGCGTCATGGTCAGGGTATGAGTTTCATTAGATTGGGTAACCGGTAGAATGCTAGAAATgcaaaaaggagagagagagagagagagagagatagaggaagaagagaaagcaaatggaaaactccaTTTCGAGGCATCGagatcgaagaagaaaactgAAACGAACCATATGCTCTAGAAATGTATGAGAAGATAGAGAAGTACAGAGTTCATCCTGCCAATGGCGTAtctaatcagcagcaacagcagcagcaaacaatagcagcagtatcatacacacacacacacgcacacaaacactcacattATCAATACGCGAGCAAAGACAAGACCGAAATGATAGGAAGGAAGTACGAAGTGAAAATGATTCAAAGTGAGAAAGTGAAAGATGAAAGAAGAGATGGAATTGGATGAAATAGAGACAGCGAGAAGGGAACGGAGGGAAGAACACTAATCGGTGGATAGTAGGTTGAATTCTAAGAGCCGATCGTGCGCATAACGCAGGAGCAACAATCGAGAGAGCCGAACAGGGATCGCTCGTGTCTTTTAATGTTCATGATTGTATGATGTGCACCATATCGTTGCACCCATTCTGCATTAGTTTAGCCAGATTAAGTTGTCATTGTTAAGGAGTGAGAGCTTACTAAACAGTTCCCGACCTGTGCCCTTTATTCTTAAGAAAGCATTTGCTAAGCTTTTCAATCTATCGATGCGTTTGAAGAAGGGTCGCGGTGTATTGTTGTGTGGAggctgtttcggtttttcccaTGCGTTTGAATCATAACATGGTTtgtaaaataatataaaaaacGCATGTCTTTGGCAGCAGGAGTGGCCTAATCTGTACTAGTACACAGAACCAAACGATAGCAATTGGATCGAGAGCGATACGGGTAGTCGGTATAGAAGAGAGGCCTTGCAATAGAACAGATGAAAAGACAGAGGACGGTAGAATGTGACAGTTACGAGCGCAGGGACAGGTGGCATAAAATTAAGGAAAACTAAatcaaaaaataatgaaacaaaaaagaaaatcaagagcaatacaaacaaaacaaagatcCCGGAAGAGAAGAACAGATTCGTTAGGACGGCCGTAGTGTCGGCGAAAAAGAACAGCGCAACCACATGGTAATGGAAGTTGTACAGGAGATAtagaaaaaaggatgaaaagtaGAGACAGTGGTTGGATAGATAAAGAGACACTACCTTTTGTCTCtatgagagagggagatagcgggagaaagagagagagagagagagagagagagagagagagcaagagagagagtgagagagcaagagagagagagagagagagagaaagagcaagagcaagagaaagagagacagcgCTTCCAATTGGGTCGGAAAGAAGTACGGAACACTTACCGCAGCAAACGGGTGATGTAGTCGGGCCAATTTTCCGGAAACATTACCAAGAAGAATCCGACTGAAATCAATATAATACCGGCGAGCTTCATTCCGGCAAATTGTGCCCCATACAGGACAATGTCGAGTGCTGGAAAGGCAAGGATGCAACCGTGCATGAGTACATGAGAAGAGGAGTACGATCAAACAATGAAACGGTGGAGATAGCAGCCTGTACCAGGCTGTTACGTTACTCGAGCATCAACTTACCGGCCGAAACGGGTACCGCCGTGATGAGACCGAGGGTGACGAACATGTTGTACGTGACGGCACTGCTGAACTGTGTCAGGATGTGGAACACTAGGAAGATACAATCGGCGGTTGGCATCACATAGATGGCATGGTGTGTAATTGGTATCGAGGTGGACGACTTACCGAGCAGTAGAACGCTGGCCATTAGCAGCACCACccagggtagcgtctcccacgGCATTATCTCGGCCCCGGTGAAGTAGAGTGCGATGCAGACCGGCCACAGGATGGCCGCGTTCAGGAAGCCGATTATCGAGAAGGTGAACGCAATCTGACCAACCGGCGGATCGCCCATCACCTTGCGGAACATCACCTTGAACACGGCGTAACCGGCGGCGGCCAGTGCCGCCAGTACCACACCGCCCAGTGTTGGGCTACCCGTAATTCCGTCCATATAGGCTAGCAAAGCGATACCCGTGTCGCACAGTATGACAGCAACAATCTGTAAAGCAAAGGATTGAAcgtgttccggttccgcttATGAATGTTCTCTCCTCTCCAACAAGGGAAGGGTGGAACTGTCACGTTAGTCTTACCCTCACACCGACGAACTGTTCCTGCAGGATTACCCACGCGAGCAGATAGACGCAGGCCACGTTCGTAGCGAACAGTGCCATCACGTCCGTTGCCAGCAGTGCTTTGAGCGAGAGCGCGTACAGGTAGGTCGTCAGCAGCCACAGGATGCAGAAGGTGAGGCAACGGTTGAGGAAGCGTCCGATGGTGAAACCCCGGTCCCGGAAACCGCGCAGTATCTCGCCCAGCACCTCGCCCGTCCCATCGCATCGTTTGATCGCAACCCGGCCGAGAATGTAGATCGGGAAGAAGAGAATCGCGAAGTTGGTGCAGAACCAGGAGGCGAAGAAGGGCGCATTGAAGACGTGCGTGACGATCGGTGGCTGGACGCGATCGGAGGTAACGATCGGTTTGGCGGTCGACGGTGGCAGAAACGAGGACGTCGGTCCAAAGCCGTGCACTATCATCGGTGCCGTACCGTTGTGGTCGGTGCCCAGCAGCCCGGAACCGGGGCCCGGTCCACTACCGGCCGATACCGCGTCCGTCGTACCGTCGGTAATGAACGCGGTCAGGTGCGGTGGCAACGTGGAAGCGTAGGTGTTCCGGCGAAGGTAAAGAAACTTGATGCAGTGTGTGGCGCCAACCCAGGAAGCGGTCACCAGCACCGTGACGCACACACCGAAGTACATCTTCTGGGCCAACTCCGAGCAGCACGAATCCCGGCATGCCTTTAGCTTCGAGGTCGAGGTCGGTGATGCTGGTGCGCCACCATTGTTCGGTCCGCTCGATCCTCCGAAGCAACCGCCACCTCCGGTCCCGAGACCTCCGAGGAGTGTGTTCGGTTGGGAGGTCGGCGTATCACAACCACCGCCATGCCCGCCACCGCTCACCGTCACGCCGATTAAACTGTCCTGACCATCGTGCTGACTCGAGGTCACCGAATCCGAGTGCGTAATCTGTGGCACGTTGTTGGTAAAACCACCGAAGGGTCCATTTGGGGAGTCTCCTGGGATGgaaggaaccggaaccggacgaAATCGATCCAAAAtcattcactctctctctctctcgcttaccCCTCATCCTGCCATCCTGTCCTTGCGTTACTAACCTGTCACCACGACCGAGGGGGCACGTACGCGTTTCGGGTTGAAGATGGCCGGTATTTCACTGTCCCGTGTCATGGCGTTCTCTACCATGTCCTACGCTGGCTCTGGTTACACGACTTCTCTATTTGACTCCACTCGACGGTGCTCCCACCGGACATCTTAGATGAACTGGAACGAGACAAAAGGGCACCGAACTTAGCTTTCGGTGTTGAGGGGAGGCCACCATCGGCTGCAGTGCATTGAACTGCATGGAATATATTCTTTGACATTCGTTCCCTGGAATATCCTTTTGGGAGCAGAATGATGGATCGCTTCGGAGATAGCATGTTAGAGAATTAAAACGCATTCCAGctcatgtttgttttttcgcgCATATATTCAGTTCAAAAAAGCGTATTGAAACAATTCTTAACAGTTAGGCAGCAtaagaattcgttttacaatTCTTTAAGCAACCTTCATTTTTGAAACAGGCCGTCGGTTGATATCAAGTCGTAAAAAGCAGAAGACATGCGCACTTCATTGATTAGTAGCCATCGCGATTAGATACTTAATCATTGCCGGTAACAAAGTAGCCACTATAATCCCCACCGTCGTGCcgaacaaaatcaaaagaaactACAAAACAACGAGCACTATTTCTTAAGAACCGTCGCGGCTAATCCTCTCAAATGAGTtgcgaacagctgctgctggaaccggt
The sequence above is a segment of the Anopheles darlingi chromosome 2, idAnoDarlMG_H_01, whole genome shotgun sequence genome. Coding sequences within it:
- the LOC125952672 gene encoding uncharacterized protein LOC125952672 isoform X1, which codes for MVENAMTRDSEIPAIFNPKRVRAPSVVVTGDSPNGPFGGFTNNVPQITHSDSVTSSQHDGQDSLIGVTVSGGGHGGGCDTPTSQPNTLLGGLGTGGGGCFGGSSGPNNGGAPASPTSTSKLKACRDSCCSELAQKMYFGVCVTVLVTASWVGATHCIKFLYLRRNTYASTLPPHLTAFITDGTTDAVSAGSGPGPGSGLLGTDHNGTAPMIVHGFGPTSSFLPPSTAKPIVTSDRVQPPIVTHVFNAPFFASWFCTNFAILFFPIYILGRVAIKRCDGTGEVLGEILRGFRDRGFTIGRFLNRCLTFCILWLLTTYLYALSLKALLATDVMALFATNVACVYLLAWVILQEQFVGVRIVAVILCDTGIALLAYMDGITGSPTLGGVVLAALAAAGYAVFKVMFRKVMGDPPVGQIAFTFSIIGFLNAAILWPVCIALYFTGAEIMPWETLPWVVLLMASVLLLVFHILTQFSSAVTYNMFVTLGLITAVPVSAALDIVLYGAQFAGMKLAGIILISVGFFLVMFPENWPDYITRLLRKTGRALLRNQCCCDTADNDYENSKYHLVGSQREMGSSSSKRNSIAASRRHRLSDGLHSIASSLSLWPGEMTDQQQQQQHQHQQSLQHFQHILHNESGSDFLNLNPHAKLRHYSLTEMSTTNFMRKPGSLCLGPVGGLGSGTGSNPNTLTATAATSHRYPSLNGRSSSYGSLE
- the LOC125952672 gene encoding putative thiamine transporter SLC35F3 isoform X2, which gives rise to MVENAMTRDSEIPAIFNPKRVRAPSVVVTGDSPNGPFGGFTNNVPQITHSDSVTSSQHDGQDSLIGVTVSGGGHGGGCDTPTSQPNTLLGGLGTGGGGCFGGSSGPNNGGAPASPTSTSKLKACRDSCCSELAQKMYFGVCVTVLVTASWVGATHCIKFLYLRRNTYASTLPPHLTAFITDGTTDAVSAGSGPGPGSGLLGTDHNGTAPMIVHGFGPTSSFLPPSTAKPIVTSDRVQPPIVTHVFNAPFFASWFCTNFAILFFPIYILGRVAIKRCDGTGEVLGEILRGFRDRGFTIGRFLNRCLTFCILWLLTTYLYALSLKALLATDVMALFATNVACVYLLAWVILQEQFVGVRIVAVILCDTGIALLAYMDGITGSPTLGGVVLAALAAAGYAVFKVMFRKVMGDPPVGQIAFTFSIIGFLNAAILWPVCIALYFTGAEIMPWETLPWVVLLMASVLLLVFHILTQFSSAVTYNMFVTLGLITAVPVSAALDIVLYGAQFAGMKLAGIILISVGFFLVMFPENWPDYITRLLRNIILLGHNARWGRHPRSGTPSQHRDVIDYRTGYIRSHLRSPSGRVR
- the LOC125952672 gene encoding putative thiamine transporter SLC35F3 isoform X3; the protein is MVENAMTRDSEIPAIFNPKRVRAPSVVVTGDSPNGPFGGFTNNVPQITHSDSVTSSQHDGQDSLIGVTVSGGGHGGGCDTPTSQPNTLLGGLGTGGGGCFGGSSGPNNGGAPASPTSTSKLKACRDSCCSELAQKMYFGVCVTVLVTASWVGATHCIKFLYLRRNTYASTLPPHLTAFITDGTTDAVSAGSGPGPGSGLLGTDHNGTAPMIVHGFGPTSSFLPPSTAKPIVTSDRVQPPIVTHVFNAPFFASWFCTNFAILFFPIYILGRVAIKRCDGTGEVLGEILRGFRDRGFTIGRFLNRCLTFCILWLLTTYLYALSLKALLATDVMALFATNVACVYLLAWVILQEQFVGVRIVAVILCDTGIALLAYMDGITGSPTLGGVVLAALAAAGYAVFKVMFRKVMGDPPVGQIAFTFSIIGFLNAAILWPVCIALYFTGAEIMPWETLPWVVLLMASVLLLVFHILTQFSSAVTYNMFVTLGLITAVPVSAALDIVLYGAQFAGMKLAGIILISVGFFLVMFPENWPDYITRLLRWGRHPRSGTPSQHRDVIDYRTGYIRSHLRSPSGRVR